CGCCTTTGAAATTAAAGGTGTCGGGGTTGTTAACGCCCACATACGACCGCAGTTCATTTACCGAGGTAAAGGTTTTAACCCAGTCCACCTCATACTGAATATCATTCGCAGCTACTTCAGCTGATGTCAATACTACATCGGCTATTTTAAACTGGAAGGTGGTGAGGCTGGTTGTTGAGCTGGTTAACATGGCAGTGGTACCCAGGGTACCGGTTGAAAGGTCCCAGTAATAAACGTTTCCAGTAGCCGAAGCTATTTTGGTGGCATTGTTGTTGGTGCCATTGAACGACCCCAGGTTGGTGTCGAAGAAATAGTTACAACGGGGCGGCTTGTTGAACTTGATAGCCACAATAGGATAGGCGCCGGGACTAAAAGTTACACCGCCTGTTTTCTGAAAGTCGCCACGGTACTTGCCTCCGGTTTGCGGAGCCATGGTTACCACAAACTTTCCGTTTACGATCTGTCCTGTAGAGCCGGCGGTAGCAGCTTTCCAGTTGTTGGTGTTACCGGTTGAGAAATCATCATTCAGCAACCCGGTTTGGGCAAAGGAACGTTGAACAAAGAACGTGAGCGCAACCAACAAAGTGGTGGCTCCGAACTTCATGACTGCTGTTCGCAGCCATTTTCGCTTCAGCAGAAGCTCATTACGCGTAACGGTAATCTTCATGCATAGGGATTTTGGGATTATTCATGGGATTAAGAACTCACTTATATATGATAACACACCGGACCTTGCCATTCTTAGCTCCCTGAAAATCCTGTTCACAAATGGTTTAGCTACCGGCTTTGGTTGTTATTTATCGATGTCGCTTTTATTTGTATTGCTACCCCACCCGATGCCAGCAACGGGCATATCAATACGGTTGATGCATCTACCTTTCTTTGCGCTATGTTTACGTTTTGCGCATTGGCATCATCCGTATAAATAGTGGCTTCGTACGAAGCGCCTGGTTTCAGAAAACTGCAGTTGATGGTGATCGTTCTGCTTTCATGATTGGTGATGCCGCCTACATACCAGTCGTTTCCTTTACGCCGGGCGATCACGGCATATTCGCCTATTTCGCCCTGCAATACTTTGGTATCGTCCCAGGTAACAGGCACCTCCCGCCACAGGGCCAGTTCGGGCCGTTCATGACATTCACCCAGGGTTTCATTCCAGAAAAGGAATTGTCCGGGGCTATAGTAAAGGATAGGTAAGGCTAACCGGTGCGTCCAGGTATTTTTTAAATTACTGCGACAATAGCCGGGGGTGTAATCTGCTGCGCCAATGGTAAAGCGCACGAATGGTAATTTGGTATTATGATCAGCGTCGGGGCTTTGTTCGTTGCCATGCACGCCTTCCTGGGTTATCAGGTTGGGATACGTGCGGCTTAATCCTGTTGGGCGATACGCATCGTGGATATCCACCATCAGGTGATGTTGCGCGGCTTTGCGCACCAGGTCTTCGGTCCATTGCTGCCACTCCTGCGTGCCCACATTTACAAACCCGGGTTTGATACCTTTGATGCCCCATGATTCATACAGCGGGAAGATCCTGTCCATGTAACGCTCCAGCCCCTGCCGGTTTACATACAGGAAAATGCCCACGCCTTTTGATTTTCCATACGCCACTATCTCTTTTATATCAAGCCCCGGGTGATTGGGCATAGATTTCCCCTTGCCATCTACCACGTTTATTTTTGAAGGGTCGGAGTCTTCGCCATTTGGCGGACCATACCAGTTGGCGTCGAGTATGATGTAGTTGATGCCATGCACCTGCGCATAATCGATCAGCTTTTTGCTGTTGATTGTCGACAGCTGGTTATCGCGCATAGCCTTGCCGGGTTTTATCCAGCCGGTTTCTTTTATTACACCCGGTTTGTTCAGGTTCAGCAACAGGTAATTCTTTTCCAGCAGATCGCCGGGGCGGTCGCCCATAGTGATCATGCGCCAGTTGGTAACGTACCCGCCGGCTCCCTTTGCCTCGCCTCTGAGTGAAATAGATATCATACCATTATTGGTGCGGCCACCACCCTTTTGCACATATGCTTTTGGATAGTTGCTGACCCCACCTTCTGCGATCGCAGCATATATACTGTCCGCCGAGATTACCGTAAGGGGTAATTCACAATTAAATTTTATTTCCGGGGCCGGTACTTTATTATACAATCCTTCATGGCCATACTCTTCCCACACCATGGCGCCGGGGGTAAACTGAAAGCCGGTCATTTCCCGCTGAATGGTGAAAGGCTTTGTGGCGGCCTGTTGCGGG
The Niastella koreensis GR20-10 genome window above contains:
- a CDS encoding glycoside hydrolase family 97 protein gives rise to the protein MIKKFLYLLMPVIIPAALAAQTEVVSPDKQIRIVCNIDTVGDKQVTYEVFYKGKQFLLPSPMGFQFSGGPILQSFFKITGVKKQAHRGSWKPVYGEKEVYPENYNEITIALVEKILPQRQLNIVFRAYDEGIAFRYEFPQQAATKPFTIQREMTGFQFTPGAMVWEEYGHEGLYNKVPAPEIKFNCELPLTVISADSIYAAIAEGGVSNYPKAYVQKGGGRTNNGMISISLRGEAKGAGGYVTNWRMITMGDRPGDLLEKNYLLLNLNKPGVIKETGWIKPGKAMRDNQLSTINSKKLIDYAQVHGINYIILDANWYGPPNGEDSDPSKINVVDGKGKSMPNHPGLDIKEIVAYGKSKGVGIFLYVNRQGLERYMDRIFPLYESWGIKGIKPGFVNVGTQEWQQWTEDLVRKAAQHHLMVDIHDAYRPTGLSRTYPNLITQEGVHGNEQSPDADHNTKLPFVRFTIGAADYTPGYCRSNLKNTWTHRLALPILYYSPGQFLFWNETLGECHERPELALWREVPVTWDDTKVLQGEIGEYAVIARRKGNDWYVGGITNHESRTITINCSFLKPGASYEATIYTDDANAQNVNIAQRKVDASTVLICPLLASGGVAIQIKATSINNNQSR